GTCAAGGGGAAAAATCTTAAATTGTATAAGCCCATATCTACCAGTACAGATACTTCAGTGCAATGAGTTGCACTGAAGTATCTTGAGTTGCAAGTAGCTTTTTACTGTATGCAATTGCCTCTCAGCTTGGGTATTTGGGCATTCAAGGTGATTGTGTAATgtcataaaataattaatagaaTAGGAAAATAATAGTTTCTTTATTACTTGATTACCTAAAGAATATACATGTCTACTCTTGCCTCTTCTGACTTTTGGAACAATCATTCTCTTGTTAAACTGCTCACCACTCTGCATGTGCGCAAGCACATGACAAAGTATCACAAGCACAACAAGTTTGAGACCACTGCACTCTAGTAACCCAGTAGCTATTCTGTCATCGGCTGGAAAAATCCATAACACCTTGCAAACTGTCTCCTGGCATGACCTTTAACTCAGATGGCTGAGATGTTCCAAACCCCTCATCAGGTCTGAAATACACGatgttttcagactttttatTACAAAGAGAACCAATAACAGCATGTTTATCCAGGCAAGTGGGAAGGAGGTTTGTTGATGTTGTGGTTAAGGAGGAAGGAATTTGCTATACAGTGGGATCACTGACAGGAAAAGATGCCTGACTTTATGAGATCTTAATCCATCATGATTGCACCAGAGGATGAAGAGGGTTTGATGTGGCTTTGTGGAGACAGACTGAACTTCCTCTTATTTGTTATGCAAGGCTTACCTGAATGCTCTCGCtgtaatgagttttttttaatagcagacttaagtcaaaaatatttttcttcaaaACAACAGCACTAAGGAACTACGGGAACATGACTTCTTTTACACTTCCAAATCCAAAGGGCTGGTTTTAGCTTCAGAGCAACAAATAATGAGGGTCAGTTTCCATTCCATAAATTCTGTGTTTCACCTGACTCACTGTTGAATGAAGTCTTTCCAGcatttttcaaggtaaaaaGAGTAATGAATTATTTCACCATGAGGCCACCACAGTGAGCGATGGAAACAGTTGACCTAATATATATTCCTGCTGGGACTGGTCCTCTCAGTTTTCACCGTTTATGACCAAACTCTAGTTCCACTGAAGACGATGAATATTAGCTGCATTTTAACTGCTCCAGAGGGAGTTTTCTGTGTGGACTCTCAATTCACCTCTAACCTTCTGACTTCTGCTTCAACCTTTGCCATTACTTATGTGTTTTCATTAACATCATgtggagttttaaaagcagtgtGTGGTGGCATGAGATGCTATGAGATCTTCACGGTCACttccatctcagaaaatatcacggTATTACACGTTAAtattatcagttacaatgatCATCAAAGGATTGGCAggtttttttattgaacaagtAGTTTCGCAATAATATGCcctatattttttaataacactaatacagtagaattcaatacctagataagcaaatgtacatggTACGGCACCAATATACTACTGCAATCCTAGAGCTGTGTAGCACAAGTTGGGTGATCCTGCAAGGGGGAGATTGTGCATTAAATACCAGCTATGTTCTACTCTCTGTTAGCGGTTTGTATCTACATGTCTGAGCATAAAAACATGCTGAAGGATGGTGGCAGAAATTTGGAGTAAAATAAAAGGAAGAGAGGCCAGGAAAGGCTTGACTGAGTAGGAGAAGGGTGGGAAAAGGGGAATGTGGTGGGAAACAGAGAAGTGGAAAATTTGAATGTCTAAGACATTTGTTACTCATCTTGATTAACAAGGTCTCTCACATGCATACCttcacataaaacagaaatgccTTGAAAGTAACATCGATGTGATCATAGTAGTCTGATCTGTGAGAGCACAGACCAAATTACCCTGTTTAACATACAAATAAATCTAAATCaggtaatgtaaaaataatgaaattgtTCAAAATTTTTCAgctaaaacatttattatgacATGAGATGTTTGGTTTTCAGTTCAATTTTAGTTGTCAGAGCAAAGTCAACATCACAGAAAGAACAGAACTTGTATCCGTATGTGTAATGGCAGGGACAGGACCACCGCTCAGAAGGATCTCTTCTTGGGATGGAAGCCCAAGCATGCTGCAGACCAGATTCTCATAAGCCCCCAGCAAAACACAGTCCgaatgtgttgaaatgtgtcTGAGACTAAATCTGTCATCAGGTGAAGTCCCACGGTCGTTGTCTACCCAAACAGTCCTGAGTCGTGCAGAGTCAGAGTCTGCAACAAGTGTTGGAAGTCCTGCACTGACCATGGCTCCCTGTGTGTCCCCGCTGAAGCAGCactgctgctgtcggggctgATACTCTGCGGGTCATTGAAGGTTATCAGGATATCCGTGGAGAACTGAGGCAGACGGAAGAGGCCCAGGTGGAGGGTCACTGTATTCCTCGCTTCTTCGTTGAATTTGGACACACACTGTGTCCCAGTCAGCATCCAGGCAGAGCTGCAGTCTGACAGGGACAGCTCAGATTTGGACAGGGACGCAACACTGGTCACTTCAAAAGCACCTGGCTCTAAAGCTTTGTTGCTGCCTGCTATGTCTTCAAAGTGATACCTGGCAGCATCTTGGTCTGCCACCTGAGCCTGGTACTCCACCAGCTCCACGATCAGGCTCTGGTCGGTGTGTGCGTGGGCAAACACCTCCTGATTGTCCGGGATCTCCCTCAGCTCACTGATGTCCGTGGTGCTGTGGGGGAGGACAGCTGACAGCGCTCCTCCAAACAGAGGATGAGACTGACCCGCGCTGCCTGCGGCACTCTGCATCTCCACGTGAAGCCTGTGAGCAGCTCTGAAGAGACAGCAACAAACACAGAGCCTGTTTTTAACTACCCACAGTCACCGAAACACcgtattttgaaataaaaatacatttgactcAGGAAAACGTGATAATATGTATGTAAACGCTGCGTGATAAACAAATATCTCACCTACCAACTGCTCCAGCAAGGACTTCCGGTTAAAAAGTTTCtgttcttcttctactcctcAAATTGTAGCCACTCTAAACGCATGTCATGCGCACTGCTGCCACCTACAGGTGAGGCAAACGCACCCTAAAACTGGCAGgtgtggaagaagtattcagatattttagtcaaaaataaactaaaaacaaaaaacacacaacaataaaaaaaaaaaaaaaaatactgcattcaAGATAAACTCCTGAAGTTCAAATTTTACTTCAGCAAAATCAAAGCGGTATTAAACTTGTGCTTAAAGTATCGAAAGTAAAAGTATTATACATTAATATACATTATAACACTCGAATACTCTTGTAATTGGTTGAGGTGACGCAAATGTTAATGTACGTTATATACAGTTGAGTAAGTTAATGTAtgctatgattttttttaattttatgatgatttttattttatttttgaatgtgaTCATGTTTTACTATGTAACATCTACAGAGAAGATGGTTCACTTTAATAcctgtatgtatttattaatatcGTGCCACGTCAATGTCtatttctaaataaaataaaaacgatGTTTTCCTCTTGCTGTCAAACATCTGCAGCGGTCCCTCTCCTCatccagctgtttgtgttcactTCCTGGTCAGCTGATTCAGACGGAGAAAAGACAAGCGAGCCGCTAGCATCCATGATGATAGTCCTGTCTCATCGTCCGGACAGCATATGAAATGAAAGTGACACATCCGTAAAGCCACCCCGAGCCCTGGAAACCCTGGATTAACACCcgagtgtctgtgtgtctgtgtccgcCAGCATCGAGCGTCTTCTGGACCTTGAGGGAAACAGCAGGTAGCTAGCCGCGTTAGCATCCTTAGCCTAGCTTAGCGCTAGCCGGCTAGCTAAATTTGTCAGTGGACCAAGCGGCCTCTCTGAGCTAGCTAAATTAGCTAGTAGCTAGCTGTGTTGTCGTTTACATTGGTCCCCTTTGACTGTAATTACTGTGGCgtattaatgaaataattaaagaGTGGTAGACACGATAGTAAATGTTGGCGAACAAACAATTCAACCAGCTAAAGTTGTCAACTGCTGTGATATAATTACTGTTCTTGATAGCAGATGTGCTCTAGAGATGTCAGTTTCATTTTCAGCTCTTGTTTGGACCTTAAAGCCATCATATTAAAATAATAGTACtcagctaaaataaaatgtacctCGGCCCGTGAACGCAGCATCTTGTTTTCCTTCCTTGCTAGATATTGATTAAGTATTGTATGGCATTCTCCTCTTAGCATTACCTTAAAGTTGCAATCCATAAATTGATTATGTGATCAGAAGTACTCTCCAGTCCGCTCCTGTGGTTATCATGATGCAATTTACTCCAAACCTAACTGTCTGTAATTTATAAATCACAACTTTGCTGTGACTGGACTACTTATTTTCTCTGgattgcaccttttaaaattgCTTTCCTGAAATAATCTAGTTTTCTAAAGTCTAACATGATAGACTTGGCTTctcttcactttctctttctgtgtctcttcaCGCTGTCGCTGCTTCAGATAGAGCCCCGttcctctgcttctcttctGCTCTGTTTACTGGAAAGTTGCTCTCATCTCCTGGCCGCTGAAAGGCCTTTTTCCAAACACTGTGCCAGAAAAGGACGCTGCTGAGCAAGCCACAGCGTCCGACTGAACTGGATTCAATGGTACAAGTCGTATTGCTGGATTgagaggtggtggtgtgtgtatgagtgagGCTGCTGTATTCCCCCCTGATGGTTACTGCAGGGCCCGAGGCTCACATGTTGTTTAGTTCAGCGTCACAGAGGCACTTTATTGAGGCACTGGTGTGTTTTGTCACACTGTTTGGATCAAGTATCACCCAAACACAGCCTCAGGGGGGTATAATTGGAAGAACAGTGTGTTTTCCACATCCGACACAGTAGAGTTGTTTACCCAAAGGCATACAGAGCTATGATGACATTTCCTTTCATAGTAAGCGAGTGTGAGTGGCTGCTCACACCAGAAACATGAGGAAATATCTTAATAGGATATCTTAATACTTTCTTATTTCTTTGATTACTGATGAGGcataaaactgtatttcacaGACAGCTGGCATAATGGAAGAACCATCTTAATAACATGTACCAGTGGTAAATATTAGATTGAagaggaaatgaatgaaatcagcTCTGTGACTAATAACAGAGTCATGCTGTTTAACAGGAAACGTCTGGATTAGAGGCCTCCTCAGATTGCTTCACCATGACCAGTCTCATTAATGCAATCGTTACTGGGAGAGTTTAGATTTAGGGTCTCACTCTGTTCATACACTTAATGCTTTGTTCTGCTCCCAGGCAGGACCTGGCTGTGGTTATGCCTGCAAGGCAAATCACTCAATTCCACCTAACAATATCAGAATACTCTCTTTTAGCAGACTGTCATGTGTAACACTTAAGACCTTTGTGGCTTGGTGCAGGTGTGTTGAGTACAGTGCATGGTATTATAAAGCTCTCCCCACAGTGCCGCAGATCCTAACTGATaatcttcttctcctcctgtcctgCAGAGCGAGCCAGATCGGGAGGACCAGCCTGAAGACAACATGCCCCCCAAGTTTAAACGACACCTTAATGATGACGAGGTCACAGGATCCATTCGCAGCGAGAGGGTGAGACACAGGTGGAGGGAGTGATGGTGTTTTGAGGTTACAGCTTATCACCATCATCCAGAAGCGGCCAATGTAGGAGGCAAACAGAGTGCAGGATGGGAAAAAAGAGAATCTGATTTCAGCGTGCTGTAATCAGAACAAGGTTTAAAGCTGTCAGTTAGGCACACAAATGATATCGATTATACTGGTTGATATAATTGACTTTACTGGAAAGATGACCATTAAATCAAAGCAAAATTATGCaactattttaccttaaaataacagctaaatcatttattctttaGCTAAGAAGAAGCTTGCTTGGTATCTCAGTACATATCTATTGTTTTTACAGCCTACTATGCAGCTgttggctagttagcttagttagccacACAGTAAGTGGTCACATTGCTAGCACATCACGGGCCAGACAACGACCTCCTCCTGGCGcgccaaagctcctgtgctagcggtgtgaACACCAACATGCCCCCATTGCTCCGAGCTCCCAATCCGGGCAGAGTCAGCTGAtaggaccgctagctgcagAGTTAATGAGCTTACCAGCTAACTgcgctacagttagcagcagtttgcaCTTGCATTTATGGCAAGCTATCTGTCCATCAagaaactctgtaaatcacagagagttgagacagagcaggtggaggacatcaaaggggaaaaaaagaaatattttctccataaacaGTATATATGATCCAGAGCAGAGTCCTGGTAGGAGCCACTGCAGGCTCAGTGTGACACTGGTGTAAATCTGAAGGGCACCAAGTTGCAAAAAAATATCAATTCTTGCATAATGTGGTTTTGATATCAGTGGAAAAAGTGAGGGAATGCCAAAAGAGATTTAACCTTTGAAAGAGGTAAGAATTtcaaagtgaagtgaagaaactCCAGAAAATCCTTTGGCCAAATGTCTGGTTCTCATCAAAGTGGTCATCCCCTCCCACCCACCTGCACCTTCCCTGTCCTCATGATCCTTTACTTTATTCAGTCCTTCGTTTCCTCTGTCTAATCCTGTTTCTTAGTGCGCCGACCTGGGATCAAAGCTAAGCTTACGGGGAGACTTTCATAACAAAACCCTCCCTTCAATCTTCCATGCTTCCCTTTTATGGCCCATCCTCCCATCCTCTGATAATAGCTACCAGTTCTCCCATATGTCTCCCTTGCTAGACAGTGGAAAAATGAAAGACATTGTACAGAAGGAGAGTGTTAGTGCCTCAACTCATAAAGCTCTTCATGATCATATGGCCAGCATTCCCTCAGGTTTTTTGCAGATGACAGGGTATTTACAAGAGAGTAAACTGTCTATATTGGCACAGCAGTGGCTGTCAACGTTACAGGACATCAACtgcttttcctcctctcagttCTTTGTTGTGTCAGGGTCTCACGATTGTTAGAAGGTGAAAACCATGACTGAAAAATTTGAGATTCAACCAAAACTACTATCCCAAGATAATCTCCTTTCTTTCCAAGCAGTAATGAATATAGTCCTCCTGTCTGCCATCCAATGAGAAACAGACAGTTCCCGTCTCCTCCTGGTCCAGTTCTCCTCCTGTGAGACTTTAATGCTGCTGTCCTCACTAATTCTCTATGAATAGCATGTTACACAGGCTGCTTTCTGCCCCTATTAAGCAATCAGTTGGTTCCGACATGGTTGTGAACAtggctgtgtgtttctgtagatAATCTACCTTGAGAACCCAGAaacctcttgttttttttcacctgatTCTGTTCAGGTACATTTTGGATTCTCAGGAAACTGTCCTTGTCATATTTTGAGGAGTCACAGAGAGCACTAGAGGAAGAGATTTTATTGAGGTTTGGCGAGCAAAACAGCAGAGCAACAATAGTCTTTTATTGTAAGTAAGTCATCATAATGTACGTGCGCTATAATTGCAGTGCATTTGGCCATGTCTGCCTTCTaaagacagaatgaaaaagCATCTATTGATCAGTACAGCTGCTGTCTGGCGATATGAGTTTCATATCTCTGTTTCAGCAACTGATAAGATGCTGGTACCATTGACAGTATAAGTGAATGGTGCTTTCGAGTCTGAAAGGggaagccaatgcagaagtgccttaaaTTTGCATTTATTCTGATAGCCAGCAGGGGccgactccactggtttcaaaacgAAGTCTGATTGTGTGTAAGCTTGTGAAAAAATGACCCTACTCCTCACTTGATTCATCagtcagtaaacagtttcctactgagtttatggtctcaatctctagtttcaaCATTTCGTAAATAATAAtcccatttacagtaaaattgACGATAATGCAGGGTGTGCTTTAGGGCGtagctaccttgtgattgacaagtcgctaccaCTGCGTTTTAttgggttctcagtcagatccaatcagaatACCCTCCCTAGCTTCCCcttctcatccaaatatggtcacttctggatccaaaaaaacacaatagtgTCGGCCATAATACCAAACTTGAGGCCTCACGTGGGTTACATCAGGGTGGGCTTATAGTCAGCTGGCACTGGAGCTTGTTCCTGACCCCAAATCTGAAAGCATTACCGCTGCTGAAATACAAAATTTTGTAGTCCACAATTAAGGAAGCAGAGACATACTGTAGGTGTTGACAGAAGTCAGTCAATATCCAGAACATTCTCttatctgacctctgaccttttcttcttttacagaGGAACCTACTGGAGGAAGACtctgatgaggaggaagatTTCTTTCTGTGAGTTTGTGAGACGTTATATTCTCTTCAGTCACTGAACTTATTAAAACAATAATCGATCAAATATGTTTAaaattagggctgcagctaacgattattttcataattgattaatctgtttattCTCGCCACGATTAATTGATTGCTTAGTCTACGAATCTTCATTTACTACcatacatgacaaagaaaagtagcAAATCCTAACAATTAAGAAggtggagaaacagaaaatgtttgacaatttttctttgaaaattaCTAAAACAATGATTCAAAGAAGTTagcaactaattttctttcgcTCGACTGAatgattctttatttttaccCAATTTACCCAGAGATGTGAGCAGTAATACTAGTGTGGGTTGTAAAAACACAAGTACACAAAATCAACACAATCAGTAACTTTGGCtttgtttgttcctgttttCCAGGAGAGGGCCCACGGGACCCAGATTTGGACCTCAGAATGACAAAATGAAGCAGTAAGTACTTACACATTCCTCATTACATCTGAAAGCCAGAGGTCAGGGTAGTTTACCAGCACTCTGAGTTTTGGTGTTGTTGTTATATAACCGTGGTTCGTGATGTTTCCAGAAGCTGCAGGTTGTTAGCGGATTGTGCAAGAGAGTCCGGTCGTGTGCAGGTTATTGTGTAACCTTCCCAGGACGTCCTGGTCCCTCTGCAGTCTGTTGCCACGTTAACCTCCAGTCAGAGCAGAGGAGGGCATTGTTGAGACAGTCTGGCACCCAGGCTTGTTTCGCCACGCTATCTTCATACTTGACAGTTTGTCATTGTGAGCGCATGAAACCAGATGCCATCATTACCGATTCCAGgaattttgtgtgtatgttgccCAGGCTCGTCAGCTCTGTATCCATCTGAACCTGAACCTCTCAGGTCAGATCAACAGTGTCTTTATGTGTTAGTAGCAGACCCATGCGTCTTCCTGATGATGTGTTTTGCACTGGCTACGGTTTGGCATGTTTATTATTACTGCCCTCAGCGTGCAATCAAACTAAAGTCCAAGACTGATCATTTCCTGCAGTCCCTTGTCTGATGGAAAATTTGATCAGGGAAAACAAATTCCTTTGTCTTGTATGTCACTTATGAGCcactctgttttctttatttctttaccaacatccttcctcccaCTGAGCCGGCATCCCTCCGAGAGATATTGCCAAGAGCTACTTTGAAATAAGAGAGACTGAAGGGTAATCTGTACTAGTCATGTCATGGTTAAGTATGAATACCATGAATAAAGCAAGGATTCGAGCGTGATTCTGCATATAATGAACAGGTGCTGGCAAGTTAGGCTTTTTATAGCCTGCAAGAGAAGAGAGTATTCCTGGGAAAACAGATGTTTCGGCTGTTGTGGGTTTACAGTATCAACAAAAGAACAAACCACAAAAAATCCCAACTTTTTATCATTTCTGATTCATGTCTATTATTTCTGACTCACACCAACTCGTGTTCTCAGGGTGCAGTCACAGGTGGACGAGGTGATCGATGTGATGCAGGAGAACATCTCCAAGGTGATAGAGAGGGGCGAGCGTCTCGACGACTTGCAGGACAAGTCGGGTGAGTCAAAACCGGGacggtgtgtgtttttgtgtgcaccCACATGTACGAAGTAAAACTAAGTTTTAACACAAAACCTACAGGGAATGTTTTATCACTGGTTTGTTTTAGCGTTTAGTTTTCACAGGCTGTGTTAGTGCCCACTGATAGAGTGAATGTGTCACTTTACACTTAGCACTCTTTGGCAACCTGTTAGATTAATGAAATAGTTTAGTTTAGAATAAGCTAAGTTTTACTTTTGCACAATTTAATTCGATTTAAATtgcaatcaaacaaacaatatacagtgcaggaaaaaggcagaaaacCTGTTCTGTTCTTTGAGAAAGATATCACAAAGTTACAGAAAAGGCACAattaacatacaaaaaataatatgaatacataaaaacatggtAAACtaattattagaaaaaaaaaatagtgacgacaacaatgataacatacatatataaaatgtttgcatgaaAGGCTGCTACTAACAGTTGCCAGAttgtcagaaaatagtaaaaagaatattattttaatttcccaCAGTCCAAGGTGACagtttcagatgttttgttttgtctgatctGACGGattcaaaacccaaagatattcagtttagtttaataaaggacaaagaaaatcattaaaTCCAAAGGCGGGAAACCGCCAACTGTTTGGTACTTTTGCTTAAAAAACTCATTGAGAAAGTTACTCTATTATCAAAAccagatgctgttttttttctccatcatttaatcaattaatgtaCTTGCagaaaaaatcaacaaaacattaaagtggCTCTTAGTAGCAAATTGTAGCAGTTTGCGTGTATAAGTCAGTTTTTAATGGCCATATGCAGTAGATcataatatgaaatatgaaacatttctcGTCCCTCTCggctaacagtagctaatgtaagtttagaaatggagtccgctaacataaacttTAGACCCGCTTTCCCCTTTGACTTTGCACTGAAGTAGCCTGGTACAGACCTTCTCTCCTGCAGGACTGGGGTTGTGTACAGTAGAAGCAACTGCTTGCATGTAAATACTCTCAGTGCACTTTAAAGCTGTTAATGATCTGTCCAGGGTGAGTGTTTTACCAGGTGTGTATCTGAAACCTTTTTGACAGGTCTCACACTCGCATTCACACAGCCCCACTCTTTATTCACTCAGCGTGTATCAAACAGGTGTGTGAAACATGTTCAGCTCCCTTTGTTCAACAACTTCACACACGTGCGAGGCTTTCAGACAACACTCGCACagctcttctccttctcctcctcctccatgatGAAGAGATGAGCCTTGTGTCCTCGTGTCTCATGCCGTGTCTAATAGTCCTCATCGTGACGTCCACACTGATGTTGTATAACTGCTTCGCTCTTTCGTGTCAACCAGCCACCCAAGACAATAACGCACATCTGGAACACATTTGTGTTTACACAagtctttgtgtgtatgtgagtctTGCTGTATTTGTGGGTCTATGGACCTTTGTGTGGCTGCTGGTTGCGTGTCTCTTGTCCTCAGTAGGTGTCTTTATGTGAGCAATATAATATCCTGTGATTGACACTTGCAGTTTGCTGTCTGACCCATGTGCGGGTAACCTTTTGTTGAACTCCTAAAGATTAACAAGCATCTTCTCAGAAGCCTCGTTCTCTCTTTGTAGTAAGGACAGGTCGTTAACAGGCATGTGGACATTGAAACAGCAGACACATGACACTCTGAAGAGGGACATGGGCTTGGACAAGCAGTTCCGCACGCTAGGGAGCCGTAACCTTCCTGTTAGCATGCATAAACACAAAGTTAACAACAGTATccaagaaacagagagacagagcagtgTGGGCGAGCATGTTGGAGAGGGACATCATGACAAGGACAGAAGGGAGGAAGACTGAGCAAGTGTGTATTCATTTGGCAACTTGTTATTCAACATTTCATGCCAATATGTAAAAGAAAACTGTTCATAGCTGTGATCTCACCAGCAGAGCGAAGGCTTACATAATTGTAACACTTTATAACTGCACATGTACAACACACAGCCAAGCAGTTTGAGTCACCTTATCCACCATCAAAGTCAAAACAATAGCCtgcttattatttatttttcttccaatTCATTCTTCTCCTCACGTGTCTCCGTGTGTGCTGCGGTCATGTGACGCTCCAGAGAGCCTATCGGACAACGCGTCTGCCTTCAGTAGCCGAGCCAAACAGCTGCACAGGAGGATGTGGTGGAGAGACATGAAGGtgcgctgtctgtctgttttataTTTGCGCGTGTGTTCAAGCATGTGACAGCTTCagtgtctctttgtttttctgtatttgtttgcaTGTTAACGCTTTATGAAAGTACAAATCATATGCTTAAGTAACACTTAGCTAATGCGTGACTCATGATGATTTAATGCATGAATAAATGCAGGAAGTATCATGAATTCCTTTGGCTCACCATTAACAAATGACAATCAAGTCACTATGACTTTATGTGATTAGGTCAccattttacttattttatatattaaatatttatattttaagttttcCTCTGACAACCAGTTTAATAAAGAACAGGTACTGTAATTTTGgagagttttaaaacaaataatcaaaatcgtagaaccagagatatcacatGCCACAaattcttttcaaaacctggttcctacataacccacaatgcaacttagccactgacatcactggaggcaatttatcaggtTACATGTAGCTTcctttggagccacaaaaagctttaaacTACTTCTtacacatatgcagtagtactccccaaaacctgttaacactttactgttttgaattagtggaattaccctttaagagTATGATTTGTACTCTCATTTTAACTAGTTAACCTTCACATTAAAGTTGAAGTCAGAGGCAGTTAGCATTATGAGTGTTAAGTGTTCAAAGTGCGTCGTTTCCTCCACAGATGAAGATGATTATCGCCTTGGTAGTTGTGGCTCTCCTGCTCATTATCATCAGTGAGTATTTTACCAAACACACTCGCTATGTTTGAATTCACATAACTTACACATATTCTCACAAAatattctttctctctttcagttcCAGTGATCATGCGATATCGCTAGTGTctgacgaggaggacgaggacggaCGCTTCTccgtcttcttcctctctctctctctcctctgcacaCAATCCTCCACTCCAGCTAGGGGGCGCCAGGCAGCCTCCCACACCCTCCTCAGTGTCAGCCTGTGTACCTTCGAGGATCTGGCCTCAAGTTGCCCTTAGTACAGATCTTATCTTTGGCATTTCTACTTAAATCTGCTGTGAGATCAGTACTAAGGCTCTGTTTGATCCCTTTGTTTTGAACAGAACGGCAACACAGGAGAACTGGGGAGATATTTTATTGCAGTTTGGAAGAAAACTCTGACTCTCAGCCCTCTAGTCAATGTGAAGGAGTGCTCCATTCCATGATACATATCACGTGAAGGGCCCTGTCTTTGCCTTGACAACAGGGACACTCCAGGTTGTGCATATTACATCATATAGATAGATACTGTAAAGGCAGGGAATCCTCGCCAACTAGCTGGTCTATATCTGCTGCAGAAGCCTCCTATAAAGAG
This window of the Pagrus major chromosome 11, Pma_NU_1.0 genome carries:
- the rangrf gene encoding ran guanine nucleotide release factor; translation: MQSAAGSAGQSHPLFGGALSAVLPHSTTDISELREIPDNQEVFAHAHTDQSLIVELVEYQAQVADQDAARYHFEDIAGSNKALEPGAFEVTSVASLSKSELSLSDCSSAWMLTGTQCVSKFNEEARNTVTLHLGLFRLPQFSTDILITFNDPQSISPDSSSAASAGTHREPWSVQDFQHLLQTLTLHDSGLFG
- the vamp4 gene encoding vesicle-associated membrane protein 4 isoform X1, producing the protein MSEPDREDQPEDNMPPKFKRHLNDDEVTGSIRSERRNLLEEDSDEEEDFFLRGPTGPRFGPQNDKMKQVQSQVDEVIDVMQENISKVIERGERLDDLQDKSESLSDNASAFSSRAKQLHRRMWWRDMKMKMIIALVVVALLLIIIIPVIMRYR
- the vamp4 gene encoding vesicle-associated membrane protein 4 isoform X2 — encoded protein: MPPKFKRHLNDDEVTGSIRSERRNLLEEDSDEEEDFFLRGPTGPRFGPQNDKMKQVQSQVDEVIDVMQENISKVIERGERLDDLQDKSESLSDNASAFSSRAKQLHRRMWWRDMKMKMIIALVVVALLLIIIIPVIMRYR